The following is a genomic window from Collimonas fungivorans Ter331.
CTGAAAGGAATTACCATGCGTCACCGTCACGGCCTTCGTAAATTAAATCGTACTTCTTCCCACCGCCTCGCCATGTTGCGCAACATGACTGTTTCGCTGCTGCGTCACGAAGCAATCAAGACCACATTGCCTAAGGCAAAAGAGCTGCGTCGCGTGATCGAACCGATCCTGACACTGGGCAAGACCGACACCCTGGCAAACAAGCGCCTGGCATTCGCCCGCCTGCGCGACCGCGAAATGGTCCTGAAGCTGTTTGCTGAACTGGGCCCACGTTACGCAAACCGTAACGGCGGCTACCTGCGCATCCTGAAAATGGGTTTCCGCGTTGGCGATAACGCGCCTATGGCTTACATCGAACTGATGGACCGTCCGGAAATCAGCGACGGCGCTGAAGTACCGACAGCTGACTAAGCTTAAGTATCCAAGCTGCGTTAAAATCAAAAGCCAGGCTTAGCCTGGCTTTTTTGCGTTCTGCGCGCCTGATGTGCTGTAAGGATAGATCAAAGAGTTCGACTATGTCAGATGCCTTGCTTATACTCACCAGCTTGCCCGATCTCGCCGGCGCGCAGGCATTGGCGCAGCAACTGGTGGAACGCAAGCTGGCGGCCTGTGTCAATCTCCTGCCGGCGGTGCAATCCGTCTATCGCTGGCAAGGCCAGGTGGAGCAAGCGCTTGAAACGACTTTGCTGATCAAGACCGCGGCACATCGTTATGCGGAGCTGGAAAGCGCGATCAAGGCCGCTCATCCGTATGCCGTACCGGAAATAATTGCCCTACCGATTGTGGCTGGCTTGCCGGCCTACTTGAACTGGATTACTGCAGAAACCCAAAAGGACGTGAATGTTTAAGTCTCTCAAGCAATTGTCTGTGCTGTTCGCCATGCTGTTCGCGTTTACCGTGGCGCATGCCGAGGAAGACGATTACCTGGCGCCGGAAGTGGCGTTCAAGTTTTCGGCACGCATGGCCGATGCCAAGACAGCCGAAGTGACCTACGCGATTGCCGACGGTTATTACATGTATCGCGAACGTTTCCACTTCAAGGCCGAAGGCGCAACGCTGGGCGAACCGCAGATCCCGGCCGGCACCGTCAAGTTCGACCAGACCTTCAACAAGAATGTCGAGACTTACCACCACAGCGTCACCATCCGCTTGCCGGTCGAAGCCAACGGCAGCTTCACGCTGATTTCCACCGGCCAGGGCTGCGCCGACAAGGGCTTGTGCTATCCGCCCATGGATTCCAGCGTCAGCCTGTCTACAACCGCCGCCAGCGTCAGCGGTGGGCTGCTGAGCGCGATGGGCATCGCCAAAGGCAGCGGCGGCGCCATCGATACGCCGCAGGCAACGTCCGCAACCGGCAATGGCCCTGCGGCGGCGGCACAGGCCGCAGGAGGCGCGATCTCGTCGGCTCCTGCCGATACCGAGAGCGGGCGCATCGAATCTTCGCTGAATGGCGGCAAGCTGCTGGTGATCATGCCCTTGTTCCTGCTGCTCGGCCTGGGCCTGGCGTTTACTCCGTGTGTGCTGCCGATGGTGCCTATCCTGTCGTCGATCATTGTCGGCGAGGGCACCAAGGTCAGCCGCCGCCGCGGGTTCCTGCTGTCGCTGACCTATGCGCTGGGGATGGCCCTGGTCTATACCGCGCTGGGCGTTGCCGCCGGCCTGGCTGGCGAAGGCCTGGCCGCCACCCTGCAGAATCCCTGGGTGCTGTCGGCGTTCGCCTTGCTGATGGTGCTGATGTCGCTATCCATGTTCGGTTTCTATGAGCTGCAGCTGCCGGCGGCATTCCAGACCAGGCTGACCCAAGCTTCCGGCCAGCAATCGGCCGGCAAGCTGATCGGCGTGTTTGTGATGGGCGCGATTTCGGCATTGATTGTCGGACCATGCGTGGCGGCGCCGCTGGCTGGCGCCCTGGTGTATATCAGCCAGACCCGCGATGTGGTGATCGGCGGCAGCGCCTTGTTTGCGATGGCGGTCGGCATGAGCGTGCCCTTGATCCTGGTCGGCATTTCTGCCGGCTCCCTGTTGCCGCGCGCCGGCGCCTGGATGGAGTCGGTGAAGCGGTTCTTCGGCGTGCTGATGCTGGCGGTGGCCTTGTGGATGGTGGCGCCGGTGATTCCGGTGCTGGCGCAGATGCTGGGCTGGGCGGCGCTAGGCATAGGCTACGGCGCATTCCTGTTGTGGGGCAGGTCGTCTGCCTGGTTCGCCAAGGCCTTCGGCGTGGTGTTCATGGTGTGCGGCGTGGTGCAGCTGGTCGGCGGCATCAGCGGCGGGCGCGATGTGCTGGCGCCGCTGGCGCACCTGGGCGGAGCGCAGCAAAGCGCGCATGCGCAATTTGTCCGAGTCAAATCGGTAGCCGAGCTGGACGCAGCCCTGGCCCAGACCAATGGCAAACCGGCATTGCTGGATTTCTATGCCGACTGGTGCGTATCGTGCAAGGAAATGGAAAAATTCACTTTCACCGACCCGCGGGTGCAAGCGCGCTTCGGCGAAATGATATTGCTGCAAATCGACGTCACCGCCAACAACGCGGACGACAAGGCCATGCTCAAGCGTTTCAATCTGTTTGGCCCGCCCGGCATCATATTCTTTGACGGGCAAGGGCGGGAAGTGCCTCAGGGGCGGGTTATCGGCTACCAGGACGCTGATAAGTTCTTGCGATCGTTGTCAGTTCTGAATAGCTGATTGCTATATTGCACAACTTTAAGCGGCAACTTATAAATTATTGCGGCCGTTTTGTATCTAACCTGCGGTTATGTAGATAGTCGATAAAATTCTTTAGGCTGTAGCCGCCGTAGGGCTATAGTTTTAGTTCGATGCGTTTTTGCAATCCTCGCGCAATCCCCCATGCAATCCAAAGGAGACTGAAATGACTTTACGCCTCGGCGACGTTGCCCCCGATTTTGAGCAGGATTCTTCGCTCGGCAAGATCAATTTCTATGACTGGGCCGGCGATTCGTGG
Proteins encoded in this region:
- the rplQ gene encoding 50S ribosomal protein L17; its protein translation is MRHRHGLRKLNRTSSHRLAMLRNMTVSLLRHEAIKTTLPKAKELRRVIEPILTLGKTDTLANKRLAFARLRDREMVLKLFAELGPRYANRNGGYLRILKMGFRVGDNAPMAYIELMDRPEISDGAEVPTAD
- the cutA gene encoding divalent-cation tolerance protein CutA; amino-acid sequence: MSDALLILTSLPDLAGAQALAQQLVERKLAACVNLLPAVQSVYRWQGQVEQALETTLLIKTAAHRYAELESAIKAAHPYAVPEIIALPIVAGLPAYLNWITAETQKDVNV
- the dsbD gene encoding protein-disulfide reductase DsbD, which gives rise to MFKSLKQLSVLFAMLFAFTVAHAEEDDYLAPEVAFKFSARMADAKTAEVTYAIADGYYMYRERFHFKAEGATLGEPQIPAGTVKFDQTFNKNVETYHHSVTIRLPVEANGSFTLISTGQGCADKGLCYPPMDSSVSLSTTAASVSGGLLSAMGIAKGSGGAIDTPQATSATGNGPAAAAQAAGGAISSAPADTESGRIESSLNGGKLLVIMPLFLLLGLGLAFTPCVLPMVPILSSIIVGEGTKVSRRRGFLLSLTYALGMALVYTALGVAAGLAGEGLAATLQNPWVLSAFALLMVLMSLSMFGFYELQLPAAFQTRLTQASGQQSAGKLIGVFVMGAISALIVGPCVAAPLAGALVYISQTRDVVIGGSALFAMAVGMSVPLILVGISAGSLLPRAGAWMESVKRFFGVLMLAVALWMVAPVIPVLAQMLGWAALGIGYGAFLLWGRSSAWFAKAFGVVFMVCGVVQLVGGISGGRDVLAPLAHLGGAQQSAHAQFVRVKSVAELDAALAQTNGKPALLDFYADWCVSCKEMEKFTFTDPRVQARFGEMILLQIDVTANNADDKAMLKRFNLFGPPGIIFFDGQGREVPQGRVIGYQDADKFLRSLSVLNS